From Juglans regia cultivar Chandler chromosome 9, Walnut 2.0, whole genome shotgun sequence:
AGATCCCAATTATGTGGTACGTCACAACACCAATTTAGTAAAGGTTAATATTACtcatcatttcttttattaggATCCTTCCACTATTTcattatatgaaattaaatgattagACAATATTTATTATGCCTAATTTATAAGCTAATTATTTGATACCAGATCATAGCATATTGAGAACATAGTAATAAAATggactataaataaattattttttaataaatggagTAAGGGTGAGGTggtaaaagagaaatgatatttgtagttattgagtgtgtaaatattacataattttttttaagaaataaataaataagagacttataaaaaaaataataattaatttttaataacaacttctattctttttaaaagtaattatacACTCTACCAGTAACATTTTCGGGGGCAAAATTGCGTTCCCGTCGGTACGTCAcccaaattatgagaattttctgAACCCGACTTTCCGGGTCCTTATAAAAGACGCTACCCGCTTGGCACAAGCCCCAACCCAACACCTGCTTCCCATTTCCTCGATTTCTCCTTCGCGttttcaatctctctttctctcaggCAATTCATATTTGTTCCGGTCAGTTATCGACGGGGAAAGCGTTtaattccaccatctcttcgAGATTATTGTGATTTAGTAGATCCCCATCTCAACATAGCCATGAATCCCGACTAGTAAGCTTTATTCATCCTCGATTCTCCTCTTTTTGTTCCACGTTTTTCTCACATGGGGtttgaattctattttttctgatttttttttcgaattcGTTTAGATCTGTGTTGGTTTATTGTTCAATAGCTTGGAAtttcgttttatttttcatgatttgttttgaatttcttCTGCCATGTTTGGATTATTCGTTTTGCTTTGATTATTGATTATATGGAATTATCCCATTGATTTAGATCTAGATGTTTCGTTGCCAGATCCGTTGACCCGAAACGGTTCGATTTTGTTTGCGGCAGTTAGGAACGTCTTTGGTATGATGTAATGGTGTGTGAGCTATAAGATCTCTTCCCATATTTCATCAATTATCTGTATTTCTTAGCGAAATTCGTTCAAACTAGGTCTGGTGAATTCGTTGTAAGATTAGAAATTAGCCAATTGAGCCGACacttaaattttaactaattgtTAAGCTAAAACTTCAAAGGCGCAGTTTTGAGTTGTAAAGATTTGGTCAAATGCTTGAACGTTTGGAAAATTCTAGTGGTGTAAAGGTGAGTGTAATTGGCCATacccacaaaatattattcAGGAAAAGCCTAACGAAAATTTTCATATTGATGTATTATGATGTATGGGAACAGTTTTAAGAGTGCTTTACCTGTGTTATGCAAGAGTTGCATTCTTAATCTTATCCACGCTATGAACTTGCATATAATGTAATTAAGGTGTGGGTTTTGATCAAGAAATGAGGACAGGGATGGTAGTTGACAAGTTTGATTGAGgtctttttgagttttggaatcGCTATGACTTGACTATggttttatgaatttattgcCTACAGTAGTGTGCATGAAATTTAATTTTGGCTTTGAAGGCAATCTATAATGTGTTGCAGTGCAATTCATCTGCTGATGAGTAGATTTGTGGTTTTaatctactttttcttttaagattgGAGTAACATTCTACTTATTTTTTCCCATGGTATTTTCTTATTTGCAGTGACTATTTGTTTAAGCTTTTGCTCATTGGGGATTCTGGTGTTGGCAAATCTTGCCTGCTTCTGAGGTTTGCTGTAAGTTTCAAGTGTCCTTTTGTTCCATTCTTATATTTGAtccatgttttaaaatttttataagagaAGAGATTGTTCGGTATATTGTTAGTCATTTCGTGAGTGCATTTACCTCCCTTTCGCAAATAACTTATATAGGCTAATAATTTCCATGAGGTGATTTAGTATTTTTACGGAAATTAAAAGTCTTCTGATTCGTCTCTAGGAACTGAATTTCATACTGCTATGTCAAAACAacctttttcaagaaaataatataaccATGCTTTCTGCTTTGGCATTCATGTGAGAAGTAATCAAGGGCTggaatgtttttttattgtgatGTAGTCCATTTGAAACTGAAAATTCAGTATAAACATTAAGCTGTAGTGCAGGACAGCCAAAGGACATTtgtggtatatttttttttatgcaaatttatagaaaatatctTTTTCTTGTGTGATTTTACTTGTAtcgatataaaaaaaagtaaatttacttgtttatttcttttctgaTCTAAGGTTTTGGGTCcaaattttgataattattcCAAAGAGACAATTTTATATGTTCTGTAATTATATTCTATCCTTTGGGAACCAGGATGATTCATACCTTGATAGCTACATCAGCACCATTGGAGTTGACTTTGTAAGTATTCATTTTCCTAACCGTTGGTTTCCACTGTTGGTATTTTTGACTTAAATATGCAGCAATTATCTCTTATGAATCTTGTATGTAGAAAATTCGCACTGTGGAACAAGATGGGAAGACCATTAAACTCCAAATTGTAAGTTAATTGCTATGTTATTACTTCATTTATCAGGGAGAATTTTAGTCTCATGATTTGTGTTGGTGTTGATTGCAATCAATTTGAGATCCCATTGGTATGAATTGCTTGTTGTGTATAATAAACATACTATggtttttaaataattgaagatGTCAGATCTGAACGAgtgttttatgattttgaaacGTCTAAGCATAAAATTAGGCTGAAGTGTTCATATTTGTTAAGAAGAATTTTGTAAGTGGTGTACAATCAGGCAGTCAAAATGTATTGTCTTGTTGGTTGATAATATGCATTTCAATGAATGTTATTAGTTATGTTGTAAGTAGGCTACATGACAAGGGAAATGTGAGGCGTTCTCCTGCTTGAGGAATCTCCTTTGTGCTACTACTAATTTCTGATTGCATCTTTTTCCTGTCCTTGGAACGTTCAGTGGGGCACTGCTGGTCAAGAAAGTTTTAGGACAATCACTAGCAGCCACTACTGTAAGGAGGTTCCTGCTTGGGGAATCTTCTTTGTGCTATTACTAATTGCTGATTGCATCTTTCTCCTGTCCTTTGAACATTCAGTGGGACACTGCTGGTCAAGAACGTTTTAGGACAATCACTAGCAGCTACTATCGTGGTGCTCATGGGATTATTGTAAGTTCtgaattttctatttaatttgcGTGCGTCTTTCTACTCTCTATTGGTGGCTCCTCTTGTAAGAAATTTGGCTCAAGCAAGTGGCTGTCTGGACAGGTTGTTTATGATGTCACAGATCAGGAGAGCTTCAACAATGTTAAGCAATGGTTGAATGAAATTGACCGCTATGCGAGTGAAAATGTGAACAAGCTTCTAGTTGGCAACAAATCTGACCTCACAGCAAATAAAGTTGTGTCCTATGAGACAGCCAAGGTAATAAAATACTAAACGGCCAGGCTTTCTATTCTGTTGAAAAGACTCTGTCCTAAAAAGTCTTAACTGTAATGCTTGGACATGTTGTTTCATTGTTAGGCATTTGCGGATGAAATTGGGATCCCTTTTATGGAAACGAGTGCTAAAAATTCGACCAATGTGGAACAGGCTTTTATGGCCATGGCTGCTGAAATCAAGAATAGGTACTGTATCGTGTGGCTTTTATGTCGTCATATAGTTGAAAAAGGAAAGCTGTGAAATACGGCATTGTCCGTTTGTGAGTGGTTATCTAACTCTGTTGCTTGGTTATCTAACTTTGTTTGctggggaagggggggggggtatCTATGAAATCTGCTAGTTATGTCGGTTCAAGATATCGACCTTTAATCAATTCTGTTGGTTCAACAGATcaagttattatatatacatgtttcgAGAGAGACTCAACTCATAATTTCTGTTGGTTCTACGTCCGCAGGATGGCAAGCCAACCCATGAACAATGCCAGGCCTCCAACAGTGCAGATTCGGGGACAGCCTGTCAACCAGAAGTCTGGTTGCTGCTCTTCTTGAAGGGGGAAGATGTATTAAAAGGGGGTTCATGATGTATGTCTACCTACCTGTGTTTTCCTGTGGCATGTAAAACAAAACTAGTAGTCCTCTTCTTAAATACTTTGATATGAAGAAACATTGTTAATCTGCTTGTCAGTTGTTGTTCAGCACTTACATAAATTCCATTCTTTTGaatgtatttgattttgaaaacgATTGTACAAATTAGGAATTTATATCGGTGAATAGCTGTACTTTCCTTCTTGTTCCAAATCTGTTTCCTCTACTTGATTGTAGAAAAGCTCTGATGCCAATGCCTGTTAACCTTTTATGGTAACTATACTAACTAAGGTCCTGTTTGGAACCCTAAGGGGTTGGCCCATGTGGTGAAGATCTTGATCTTGGGGTATCAGTGTATCACACTCACTTCAAGAttcaaggttcaacacctcatgagTGCAAATAATCCTTTGGGGTTCACACCTCTTGATGAAAAGCCAACGATTTAACCATATTCATATAAGAAAACTTTCGAGGGTGAGGTGCACAGGACTTAAGTTTACTCTGCAAAGATGGGTCTAAAGGGCCCTACCTTAGAAAGGTTTCctgacaataaataataataataataataaattaaaaattaaatgatttttttttatagaaagggtaatatatatgcacaaactttttgacaatttttctaataatggaaaaatgttatatattatcattatgtACCTATTCAGCTTTTATATCATTATGTTGATGTAGTATTATTTATCAACATCtgagtttgttatttttttaaaaaaataaaaataatattttatctaatggTTAGATGGAAAATGGAGAATGTTAGAAACAGGAGTCTTCTGcaaattaaacaatattttatagcGAGATCTAAACACAGGACAGGAGTCTTTACATTCCAAGAAAGACCCATGCACGCACTGGAGGATTTTGCGTGCGTGCGAGCTCACCAGTAATCACCACAGCTACAAAGACCATCTTTGAAATGATGGAACCTCCTAGTATCTCGAACAATGATTTCCCTTCTTTCAATTGCTGATATGTACTTAGCAGCGCAGTGGCAATCCCCACATACCCTCAAGTTTTTAAAGATCCGGATTGGAGTCCCCGATGGCACTTTTATGAGGCCGAAGGCAATGGCCAATTTCTCACTGTGCCATAATAAAATCTGCTCTTTCTGATCTTCCCCCACATCATGTAATGCAAATTCTAGCTCTGGAAAATAGCCTGCCgacttcattttcttctccaatTCTTTCAGTTTCTCATGTATAAGGTCCAATTCTGGGTGGACCCTATCACCTGACCTAAACTCGTGAACTATATTCTTCACCTCAATCCAACTGTACCCAGGTGTCTTCActacattattttctttcattgatCTTCGAACTCTAGCAACATGGTCCCATCTGTTCATGGATGCATAAACATTAGCCAGTTGAACATAAGCAGCCGCACTAGCAGAATCAATATCAAGCAAGCTCTTCGCAGCATATTCAGCCAACTCTAGATTTTTATGGATCCTGCAAGCACCCAAAAGCGTACCGAAAATGGCAGAATGAGGCTTGAAAGGCATTTTCTTTATCAAGTCTACAGCTTGAATCAACCTCCCTGCTCGACCAAGAAGGTCAACCATGCATGTATAGTGGTCCGGCTTAGCTTCAACTCCATAATACTTTACCATTAAATCAAAATACTGAACTCCAAGATCTACCAATCCTGCATGGTTGCAAGCCAGTAATACTGCAACAAAGGTAATCCAATCTGGCTTCATTCTCTCATCcctcattttattaaataaaaggaTAGCTTTTTCACCAGCTCCATGTTGAGCATAACCAGAAATCATTGCATTCCAAGTGACCACATCCTTTGTTGGCATGTCATGAAACAGTCTCCAGGCATCCTCCAATCCCCCACACTTACAATACATGCTAATCAATGAAGTTCCTGCCGTTGTATCATTATATAACGGAGACTTACAAACCAACTGATGAATTTGTTTACCCAGAAGCAATGCAGATAGATTGCTACAGCCCAATAAAGCACTACTCAAACTTGATGGGTTTGGTCTAACCCCAACTACCaccatttttctaaaaagcTTTAAACCATCTTCTGCTCGATCATTATCAACATAACCTGCAATCATAGCATTCCACGTCACCAAATTTTTCATAGGCATATCTTGAAACATTTTCTCTGCCAATTTAATCTTCCCAAACTTCATATACCCAGTAATCATGGCAGTCCATGCCACCACACTCTTAACTGGAGCTATCTCAAATAACTCCACTGCTGATTCCAAATTTCCACATTCCACATACCCCGAGATCATTGCACTCCAAGACACACTATTCTTCATTGGCATCACCAAAAACAACCCATGTGCCTCTCCCATCTTCCCATTCCGAGTGAAACCTGAAATCATTGTATTCCAAGATGCTGTATCCTTAACAGGCATCTTATCAAAGAAAGCCCTTGCAGTGTCTAGATTAGTATTGAGCAAATAACAAGCTAACATGATGTTGTATGAAACAGTATCTGGTTTAGGAATTCTATCAAAGAGTTCACAAGCTTCTTTCATCCTCCCGGGTTTTTTTGAATACCCGGCCAAGATTGAATTCCAAGTAACTGTAGTCTTAACTGTCATATTTTCAAACACTTTAAGAGCACAATCCAAATCACCCGCTCGAATAT
This genomic window contains:
- the LOC108994408 gene encoding GTP-binding protein YPTM2 — protein: MNPDYDYLFKLLLIGDSGVGKSCLLLRFADDSYLDSYISTIGVDFKIRTVEQDGKTIKLQIWDTAGQERFRTITSSYYRGAHGIIVVYDVTDQESFNNVKQWLNEIDRYASENVNKLLVGNKSDLTANKVVSYETAKAFADEIGIPFMETSAKNSTNVEQAFMAMAAEIKNRMASQPMNNARPPTVQIRGQPVNQKSGCCSS
- the LOC108994293 gene encoding pentatricopeptide repeat-containing protein At4g16835, mitochondrial, coding for MCAFRITGNGKSFVSFSFFSLAKRRTSSFSTLTIQNPHAYPNREPIPATFSSHLPQKTHLVPSNNLTLETNTAAATHFPKKSTFSAQPNFSDLISSNKIISSYIRAGDLDCALKVFENMTVKTTVTWNSILAGYSKKPGRMKEACELFDRIPKPDTVSYNIMLACYLLNTNLDTARAFFDKMPVKDTASWNTMISGFTRNGKMGEAHGLFLVMPMKNSVSWSAMISGYVECGNLESAVELFEIAPVKSVVAWTAMITGYMKFGKIKLAEKMFQDMPMKNLVTWNAMIAGYVDNDRAEDGLKLFRKMVVVGVRPNPSSLSSALLGCSNLSALLLGKQIHQLVCKSPLYNDTTAGTSLISMYCKCGGLEDAWRLFHDMPTKDVVTWNAMISGYAQHGAGEKAILLFNKMRDERMKPDWITFVAVLLACNHAGLVDLGVQYFDLMVKYYGVEAKPDHYTCMVDLLGRAGRLIQAVDLIKKMPFKPHSAIFGTLLGACRIHKNLELAEYAAKSLLDIDSASAAAYVQLANVYASMNRWDHVARVRRSMKENNVVKTPGYSWIEVKNIVHEFRSGDRVHPELDLIHEKLKELEKKMKSAGYFPELEFALHDVGEDQKEQILLWHSEKLAIAFGLIKVPSGTPIRIFKNLRVCGDCHCAAKYISAIERREIIVRDTRRFHHFKDGLCSCGDYW